The genomic stretch aaaaagaaggaacaagaagcagatTGCAAGAAAAATATAAGAAAAAGTGgtgaaagcaaaagaaacaaaaagatggtggaagaaaaaaggaaagccGAGCGACGCAGGGatcgaacctgcaatctctAGAGCCGAAATCTAGCGCCTTACCATTAGGCCAGCCGCCCAGTTGCTGTGATGAAGAGTTTCcaaatataaataatatattaagCTTTATAAATGGTATGTGAAGTTCCTGGACTAACCTAATGACATTACCAATGTTTATCTTATTATTCTGGACACAACCTGTCTTTATATGAATAAACCAGTTATTGAACAACAAATTATAGCCTTACCATGCTTTATCACGTCATGTAGGTATGGGTCCAGCCCTGATTATAGATCTGTACTGTTAACCGACCACccattgatgatggtataCGCATCTATTGGCGTCGTGCCATGCAACACATCATAATGGGTGCGATCTCCGCAGATAGCTTCGTCATGAGTATTCGAGCATTTATCCTGCAACATCGCAGCGATTTGCTCGCCCGCCTCGAGGCCCTCAAACCACGCACCGTGCAAAAATCCGAAATAAGGTGCGCTGGTTGCCTCTCCGGCGAACCACAGCCGGTCTACGTTGGCGCGTAGATTCTGGTGCATTTCTAACGTGGTTCCCACGGGCCAGTTGGAGTAGCTGCCGTACGCCCATGGCTCGTTGTTCCATCGAGGATATATGAATGCGGTGGGCTCGGGTATTTGTTTATCGGGAAACATCTCGCGGAGGACAGCGAGAACTTCGTCTTTGGTTTGCTCGTTGGACTGTCTCTCTACTCGATATGCCTGCTCTTCTACGACAGTAACGAACAGGATGTTAGACTCAGGCATGAAGCCGTCTTTCGAAAGCGATTGGAATATCGGGTAGTACCCGCGTGTGGTAGGCGACGCATATAAGAAAAATTGCGTATCGGTCGGCCAGAATGCCTCATCAAACTGCAGAAAGATCTTGGTGTATGTCCCCATGCTGAATTTCTGAATAGCAGTTTGTTTCCATTTGGGCAAAGCCGGGTGGAACTGTACGACGTCGTTCTGCAGTACGCCTAGAGAAAACGTGCAAATGGCATATGCTGCGCTGACACAGCTGCCATCGCTGTTGGTGATTTTGACACCTTTTTTAGAGTATTCAATACCGGTCACTTGGGTGTTGAGCCAGAGCCGACGGTCTTGGACCTCTTTATGGAGGAAGGTCGACGCCTCGCGTTCGATGATGGTACTATATCCGCGAGGATCCACGACCATGTGGTTATTTTCACCAAACTGGTTGAACGTGAGATTCTCGGCGGCTACTCCGAAAATGAATGAGCTGGCGTCGGGGCTGGCTGCGCATTCGCAGTCTGTCAATTATTGGTTAGTCAGGGTTTGCTGCGAAGTCTTGTCCTCCCATGCGCTTCGTACCCCAATTCCACCATTCCACTGCTTGTGCCTTCATATCGTTCTGTGGGGGATTCCAGCCCGCCATGGCAAATCCTGTACGCGCATTATTATCTTGAATATTGTCTAATAACATCTGTCCCGCGTCTCTGTAGGCCACATCTTTCACGTCGCTGAAAGTGTTTAACAGATCTTGGTAGTCATTGTAGCCGGTCTCGTCATATGTCAGGACGGAGCTGGAATTGTCCGGTGTGTTTTTGAGTCCGTGCTTATTGGCCTGTCAAGATAGGATTCTGTCAGTTATATATTGAAAGCGAGGAGAAATGCTGTCCCGTACTAGTGTTACGAGTGGGTTTTCTTCCTGAAGTTAGTAAAGACCAAACACATAGAATATGGGCGCTTACCTGCCCTACTTGTCCCAACTCCATGTAACTGCGCTTATAGCTTAGCAAGCCTATCTTCTAGCTTCTGATAgactgtatgtatggagtCATACCCAATTCGCACCAAATTCTATCACGTAGGGCTTCCCATTCTTGTCCTGACCAAAGTCCGTACTCCATACGCGCCCGCCAATAGTATTTCGATACTCGAGAATGAGAAAGTCGTGAATCGATGCGTTTGACAAAGCTTGCTAGTCACATAAATCCATGAATAATTATcctatttttcctttctgggGCTTGACAGCCTCGATGATACCACTTACTGCTGCCGTGATACCGGCCATCCCGCCTCCTCTGGGTTACGTTAGACCCCTGCGACACCACA from Aspergillus oryzae RIB40 DNA, chromosome 1 encodes the following:
- a CDS encoding putative flavin containing polyamine oxidase (amine oxidase) translates to MELGQVGQEENPLVTLANKHGLKNTPDNSSSVLTYDETGYNDYQDLLNTFSDVKDVAYRDAGQMLLDNIQDNNARTGFAMAGWNPPQNDMKAQAVEWWNWDCECAASPDASSFIFGVAAENLTFNQFGENNHMVVDPRGYSTIIEREASTFLHKEVQDRRLWLNTQVTGIEYSKKGVKITNSDGSCVSAAYAICTFSLGVLQNDVVQFHPALPKWKQTAIQKFSMGTYTKIFLQFDEAFWPTDTQFFLYASPTTRGYYPIFQSLSKDGFMPESNILFVTVVEEQAYRVERQSNEQTKDEVLAVLREMFPDKQIPEPTAFIYPRWNNEPWAYGSYSNWPVGTTLEMHQNLRANVDRLWFAGEATSAPYFGFLHGAWFEGLEAGEQIAAMLQDKCSNTHDEAICGDRTHYDVLHGTTPIDAYTIINGWSVNSTDL